A part of Chiloscyllium plagiosum isolate BGI_BamShark_2017 unplaced genomic scaffold, ASM401019v2 scaf_7040, whole genome shotgun sequence genomic DNA contains:
- the LOC122546668 gene encoding putative protein TPRXL, with protein sequence MASPINTHPALHHSQLHQSSSSSSPHPAPSIIIPALHHSQLHQSSSSSSPQPAPSIIIQLFTTASFINHHSSTSPQPAPSIIIQLFTIASFINCHPALHHSQLHQSSSSSSPQPAPSIIIQLFTIASSINHHPALHHSQLHQSSFQLVTTASSINHHPALHHSQLHQSSSSSSPQTASSNIIPALHHSQLHQSSSISSPQPAPSIIIQLFIIASSIIHHPAVHHNQLHQSSSSSSPQPASSIIIQLFIIASSIIHHPALHHSQLHQSSSSSSPQPASSITIQLFIRASFINRHPALHHSQLHQSSSSSAP encoded by the coding sequence ATGGCCAGCCCCATTAATACTCATCCAGCTCTTCACCATAGCCAGCTCCATCAATCATCATCAAGCTCTTCACCACACCCAGCTCCATCAATCATCATTCCAGCTCTTCACCACAGCCAGCTCCATCAATCATCATCAAGCTCTTCACCACAACCAGCTCCATCAATCATCATCCAGCTCTTCACCACAGCCAGCTTCATCAATCATCATTCCAGCACTTCACCACAGCCAGCTCCATCAATCATAATCCAGCTCTTCACCATAGCCAGCTTCATCAATTGTCATCCAGCTCTTCACCATAGCCAGCTCCATCAATCGTCATCCAGCTCTTCACCACAGCCAGCTCCATCAATCATCATCCAGCTGTTCACCATAGCCAGCTCCATCAATCATCATCCAGCTCTTCACCACAGCCAGCTTCATCAATCATCATTCCAGCTCGTCACCACAGCCAGCTCCATCAATCATCATCCAGCTCTGCACCATAGCCAGCTCCATCAATCATCATCCAGCTCTTCACCACAGACAGCTTCATCAAACATCATTCCAGCTCTTCACCACAGCCAGCTCCATCAATCATCATCCATCTCTTCACCACAGCCAGCTCCATCAATCATCATCCAGCTCTTCATCATAGCCAGCTCCATTATTCATCATCCAGCTGTTCACCACAACCAGCTCCATCAATCATCATCCAGCTCTTCACCACAACCAGCTTCATCAATCATCATCCAGCTCTTCATCATAGCCAGCTCCATTATTCATCATCCAGCTCTTCACCACAGCCAGCTCCATCAATCATCATCCAGCTCTTCACCACAACCAGCTTCATCAATCACCATCCAGCTCTTCATCAGAGCCAGCTTCATCAATCGTCATCCAGCTCTTCACCACAGCCAGCTCCATCAATCATCATCCAGCTCTGCACCATAA